A single genomic interval of uncultured Desulfobulbus sp. harbors:
- a CDS encoding IscA/HesB family protein, whose translation MFEVTEVAVNNLKAYLEQNKIDSAIRIALMQGGUSGPSLGLALDEPKDTDQVFENGGLKFLVDNDLQEKCGAVKVDFIEAGYRSGFSITSANPLSSGGSCGSCSGSCG comes from the coding sequence ATGTTTGAAGTAACAGAGGTTGCTGTGAACAACCTGAAAGCCTACCTGGAGCAGAACAAAATTGATTCTGCTATTCGCATCGCACTGATGCAGGGTGGCTGAAGTGGCCCAAGCCTAGGTTTGGCTCTGGATGAGCCAAAGGACACTGATCAGGTTTTTGAGAATGGCGGCCTGAAGTTCCTGGTAGATAATGATCTGCAGGAAAAATGCGGGGCCGTTAAAGTTGACTTCATCGAGGCCGGATACCGCTCCGGATTTTCCATCACCTCCGCCAATCCGCTGAGCAGCGGTGGCAGTTGTGGATCCTGTAGCGGTTCATGCGGTTGA
- a CDS encoding 6-phosphofructokinase, translating to MREKLLISTGGGDAPGLNAVIFAVVNSATRKGWEVYGSRAGYGGLLDRDDLVRLTPENVEGILSQGGTILGSTNKGNPFAKPVENLAGEIQIVDISDKILSSFQRNGFFCHIAVGGDGSLEIAHRFAQKGMPVIGVPKTIDNDLEATDRTFGFDTAVSTATDAIDKLHSTAKSHDRVMVVEVMGRDSGWIALYSGISGGADVILIPEIPFKMDAVCAKISDNELHDKHYSIVVVAEGARAEDGEVINKGKGELGRSEMVLGGVGEWVANQIRERLGKDTRSLVLGHLQRGGSPTTFDRLLAIRFGAAAVRLAEQGIFDHMVAWVPPNMTAVPIAEAIKNRKKIDLASDKVQTARDIGICLGD from the coding sequence ATGCGAGAAAAGTTGCTCATCTCCACTGGCGGCGGCGATGCCCCGGGGCTGAATGCAGTTATTTTTGCGGTGGTCAACTCGGCCACCCGTAAGGGCTGGGAGGTGTACGGCAGCCGCGCGGGGTACGGCGGCCTGCTCGACCGGGATGATCTTGTCCGGCTGACCCCTGAAAACGTTGAAGGTATCCTCTCCCAGGGGGGGACCATTCTCGGTTCCACCAACAAGGGCAACCCCTTTGCCAAACCGGTGGAAAACCTCGCCGGTGAGATCCAGATCGTCGATATCTCCGATAAGATTCTTTCCAGCTTCCAGCGCAACGGCTTTTTCTGCCATATTGCGGTGGGCGGCGACGGCAGCCTGGAGATCGCCCATCGTTTTGCCCAAAAGGGTATGCCGGTCATCGGCGTGCCGAAAACCATCGACAACGATCTCGAGGCCACCGACCGGACCTTTGGTTTTGATACCGCCGTGTCCACCGCAACCGACGCCATCGACAAGCTCCATTCCACGGCCAAATCCCATGACCGGGTGATGGTGGTGGAGGTCATGGGGCGAGATTCCGGCTGGATCGCCCTTTATTCCGGCATTTCCGGAGGCGCCGACGTTATTCTTATCCCAGAGATTCCCTTTAAGATGGATGCGGTCTGCGCCAAGATCTCGGACAACGAACTCCACGACAAACACTATTCGATTGTGGTTGTGGCCGAGGGGGCGCGCGCTGAAGACGGCGAGGTGATCAACAAGGGCAAGGGGGAGTTGGGCCGTTCGGAAATGGTGCTTGGCGGCGTCGGCGAATGGGTGGCCAACCAGATCCGCGAACGCTTGGGTAAGGATACCCGATCCCTGGTGCTGGGGCACCTGCAGCGCGGCGGATCGCCGACGACCTTTGATCGACTGTTGGCCATTCGTTTTGGCGCGGCAGCGGTACGTTTGGCCGAGCAGGGCATTTTCGATCACATGGTCGCCTGGGTACCGCCAAACATGACCGCCGTGCCCATTGCCGAGGCGATCAAAAATCGGAAAAAAATCGATCTGGCCAGCGACAAGGTACAGACTGCGCGGGATATCGGCATCTGTCTGGGCGACTGA
- a CDS encoding endonuclease III domain-containing protein, which yields MSTADTLNEMYGRMLAQLGPQHWWPAETAFEVVVGAVLTQNTNWKNVERAIDNLKSAGFMSLDALCDLPTGLLAEYIRPAGYYNIKAGRLKNLLVFISEHFGNDLQAFLDQPLAEFREGLLSIKGVGRETADSILLYAAGLPIFVVDAYTHRILLRHQLIDEECDYEALQELFMDHLPCEVPLYNEFHALLVKVGNLYCKKKNPDCVACPLQGL from the coding sequence ATGTCCACTGCCGATACCCTGAACGAAATGTACGGGCGCATGCTTGCGCAGCTCGGCCCCCAGCACTGGTGGCCGGCGGAAACCGCCTTTGAAGTGGTGGTGGGGGCCGTGCTCACCCAGAATACCAACTGGAAAAACGTCGAACGTGCGATCGACAACCTCAAAAGCGCCGGGTTTATGTCGCTCGACGCCCTCTGCGACCTGCCCACCGGGCTTCTCGCGGAGTACATTCGACCGGCCGGATACTACAACATCAAGGCCGGTCGCCTGAAAAACCTGCTCGTGTTTATCAGCGAGCATTTCGGCAACGACCTGCAGGCCTTTCTCGACCAGCCCTTGGCCGAATTTCGCGAGGGGCTGCTCTCCATCAAGGGGGTCGGGCGGGAGACCGCCGACTCCATCCTCCTCTATGCCGCCGGTCTGCCCATCTTCGTGGTCGACGCCTACACCCACCGTATTCTCCTGCGCCACCAGCTCATTGACGAAGAGTGCGACTACGAAGCGCTGCAGGAACTGTTCATGGATCACCTGCCCTGCGAGGTGCCTCTCTACAACGAGTTTCACGCCCTCCTGGTCAAGGTGGGCAATCTCTACTGTAAAAAGAAAAATCCCGACTGTGTCGCCTGCCCCCTGCAGGGGCTGTAG
- a CDS encoding RNA methyltransferase, with the protein MIERQAPTGPLGQVGILLVGPKFPENIGASARIASNFGVSELVVVSEESYDQERMLKMATHKAAHLIHGMRICRTTAEAVAPYHCVVGTTARQGRRRLQDQTPREIMAEIVPRLAINNIGLMFGPEDAGLTNEDLDFCQFASTIPTAGFSSLNLAQAVAIHCYELYTAVHTHPFAGVPQSEFANSFEMEGMYEHIEEALGEINFLRDTNRTYWMRNIRQFLGRVQLKKKETSLIRGVCRKFLWHRRHQGRIDLPEESMQR; encoded by the coding sequence ATGATAGAACGACAAGCACCGACCGGTCCTCTGGGCCAGGTCGGTATTCTTTTGGTTGGGCCGAAGTTTCCGGAAAATATCGGGGCTTCGGCCCGCATTGCCTCCAACTTCGGTGTTTCGGAACTGGTGGTGGTCAGCGAAGAGTCCTATGACCAGGAACGGATGCTGAAAATGGCCACCCACAAGGCCGCCCACCTGATCCACGGAATGCGGATCTGCAGGACGACGGCCGAGGCGGTTGCGCCCTACCATTGTGTCGTCGGCACCACGGCCCGCCAGGGTCGCCGCCGACTGCAGGACCAGACGCCGCGGGAGATCATGGCCGAGATCGTGCCGAGATTGGCAATCAACAACATCGGGCTGATGTTCGGCCCGGAGGACGCCGGCTTGACCAACGAGGATCTCGATTTCTGCCAGTTCGCCTCCACCATCCCCACCGCCGGTTTTTCCTCGCTCAACCTGGCGCAGGCGGTGGCGATCCACTGTTACGAACTCTACACCGCAGTCCACACCCATCCCTTTGCCGGAGTGCCCCAATCGGAGTTTGCCAACTCCTTTGAGATGGAGGGGATGTACGAGCATATCGAAGAGGCACTGGGGGAAATCAACTTCCTCCGCGACACCAACCGCACCTACTGGATGCGTAACATCCGCCAGTTTCTCGGCCGGGTGCAGCTCAAGAAAAAAGAGACCAGCCTGATCCGCGGGGTCTGCCGCAAATTCCTCTGGCACAGACGCCATCAGGGCAGGATCGATCTGCCCGAAGAAAGCATGCAGCGATAA
- the rnr gene encoding ribonuclease R: MARKFPRRKKTAAASRKKRTSHETPGRQRGSLQASVLGLLNEIQEPLGIRDIAQALYLGRSQLTALHKALDSLLEDRKIEKQGRQFVSLSRPDPLRATLEVTAKGFGFAVLEGEQAEKGKDIFIAPHNLADASHGDTVLLALIKTNRNRREGRVLEVLERAVTTFCGIFNAGYGGGGFVAPDDDRLPYTVTIRPSESKGAQDGSAVLAEITDYGSERQGPSGRIVDILGDAKDASVQIRMAISQFSLRDHFPAEVENEAALLSAVNECEPGRRDLRHLPHVTIDGETARDFDDAICVEHGDEGYTLYVSIADVSHYVRTNSAIDREAYLRGTSVYLPDRVLPMLPERLSNDLCSLVPDQDRAAFTAILRFDHQGKRIGERYCKSLIKSQQRFTYTTVNRILSLKEAAARREFAALLPMLEQADQLTKLLKKRRIARGSLEFNLPEPEVRLEGDRVSAIHLAERNQAHQLIEDCMLAANEAVAETLAKAERPVLYRIHERPDPIKLETFTDAAKALGLTLPRSEVSPAWFAEVIRQAANSSSEYIVNNLLLRTMQQARYAPENVGHFGLAAPFYLHFTSPIRRYPDLVAHRVLQAFLEKSTMNAPSPGKETNLTEAGLHLSQCERKAIDVERNVHARCSALFLLDRVGDVFSAIISGVTAFGLYLTLDETYISGMIPIATMTDDYYLHDSRRYRLIAQGSNRMYQLGDRVSARLDHVDLATKRISFSLAAATPENEPKNSDTPAF, encoded by the coding sequence ATGGCCAGAAAATTTCCCCGTAGAAAAAAAACGGCAGCAGCCTCTCGTAAAAAGCGAACATCGCACGAGACACCGGGCAGGCAGCGAGGCTCTTTGCAGGCCTCGGTCCTTGGCCTGCTCAACGAAATCCAGGAACCGCTTGGCATACGTGACATCGCCCAGGCCCTCTACCTCGGGCGCAGCCAGCTCACCGCGCTCCACAAGGCACTGGACTCGCTGCTCGAGGACCGAAAAATCGAAAAACAGGGGCGGCAGTTTGTCTCTTTGTCCCGCCCCGATCCCCTGCGCGCCACCCTGGAAGTAACCGCCAAGGGGTTCGGCTTTGCCGTGCTTGAGGGGGAGCAGGCGGAAAAAGGCAAGGACATCTTTATCGCCCCGCATAATCTGGCGGATGCCAGCCACGGCGACACCGTGCTCCTGGCCCTGATCAAAACCAACCGAAACCGCCGTGAAGGACGGGTGCTCGAAGTCCTGGAGCGTGCGGTCACTACCTTCTGCGGCATCTTCAACGCTGGATACGGTGGGGGCGGCTTTGTCGCCCCGGATGATGATCGCCTGCCCTACACGGTGACCATTCGCCCTTCCGAGAGCAAAGGCGCCCAGGACGGATCCGCGGTTCTGGCGGAGATCACCGACTACGGCAGCGAACGCCAGGGCCCCAGCGGCCGCATTGTCGACATCCTCGGCGATGCCAAGGATGCCTCGGTCCAGATCCGCATGGCCATCAGTCAATTTTCCCTGCGCGACCATTTCCCGGCCGAGGTGGAAAACGAGGCGGCTCTGCTTTCCGCAGTCAACGAATGTGAACCCGGCCGCCGCGACCTGCGCCACCTGCCCCATGTCACCATTGACGGCGAGACCGCCCGCGATTTTGACGACGCCATCTGCGTGGAACATGGTGACGAGGGCTACACCCTCTATGTCTCCATCGCCGATGTCAGCCACTATGTGCGCACCAACTCCGCCATCGATCGCGAGGCCTATCTCCGCGGCACCAGCGTCTACCTGCCGGACCGGGTGCTGCCCATGCTGCCCGAACGGCTCTCCAACGACCTCTGCAGTCTGGTGCCGGATCAGGATCGGGCCGCCTTCACCGCCATTCTCCGCTTTGACCACCAGGGGAAACGCATCGGCGAACGGTACTGCAAATCACTGATCAAGAGCCAACAGCGCTTTACCTACACCACGGTCAACCGAATCCTCTCCCTTAAGGAAGCCGCAGCCCGCCGGGAGTTCGCCGCCCTCCTGCCCATGCTGGAGCAGGCCGACCAGTTGACCAAGCTGTTGAAAAAGCGGCGCATCGCTCGCGGGAGCCTTGAATTCAACCTTCCCGAACCTGAAGTCCGTCTCGAGGGAGACAGGGTCAGCGCAATTCATCTTGCCGAACGCAACCAGGCGCATCAGCTCATTGAAGACTGCATGCTGGCCGCCAACGAGGCGGTGGCCGAAACCCTTGCCAAGGCGGAAAGACCGGTGCTCTACCGCATCCACGAGCGACCGGACCCGATCAAGCTGGAGACCTTCACCGATGCCGCCAAGGCCCTGGGGCTTACCCTGCCCCGGTCCGAGGTAAGCCCGGCCTGGTTTGCCGAGGTGATACGCCAGGCGGCCAACTCATCCTCTGAATACATCGTCAACAATCTGCTGCTGCGCACCATGCAGCAGGCCCGATACGCGCCGGAGAACGTCGGCCACTTCGGTCTGGCCGCCCCCTTCTACCTCCACTTCACCTCACCGATCCGCCGCTATCCGGATCTGGTGGCCCACCGGGTGCTGCAGGCTTTTCTGGAAAAATCCACGATGAATGCCCCCTCCCCCGGCAAGGAGACCAATCTCACCGAGGCCGGGCTTCACCTCTCCCAGTGCGAACGTAAGGCGATCGATGTCGAACGCAATGTCCATGCACGCTGCTCGGCCCTGTTTCTTCTTGACCGGGTGGGCGATGTCTTCTCGGCGATCATCTCCGGCGTGACCGCCTTTGGCCTCTATCTGACCCTTGATGAAACCTACATCAGCGGCATGATTCCGATCGCGACCATGACCGATGACTACTACCTGCACGACAGCCGCCGCTACCGCCTCATCGCCCAGGGGTCAAACCGCATGTATCAGCTGGGTGACCGGGTATCGGCGCGACTTGATCATGTCGATCTTGCGACAAAACGGATCAGTTTTTCCCTGGCCGCAGCAACTCCTGAAAACGAACCGAAAAACAGCGATACGCCCGCCTTTTGA
- a CDS encoding HD domain-containing protein: protein MQYVKFDLDAYRRTMLTFIGDGAETRVFWKALDFAAEAHGDQWRRSGDPYIMHPCSVARILAEELDIRNPEILAAALLHDTVEDVEEVTDEVIHELFGPNVEAIVEGCTKVTHYSGDRQTFKKLVHRKIFSGAAAKLEVMIVKLADRLHNLRTLASMPKHKRQKIADETLDIYAPLATILGLFAIKRELYNLALAYKFPRQGSRLQMHINSLRNDPTVLRIVDNVQQAINEEGLQGTVTLRTKGLWGYYDVRNRILIKEIESPQEILILMRSRSECYQALGALNRIYPPIPRTLRDFIASPKPSGYQGLHARPNIDGRKYLFKIRTDEMARRAQRGMIRDWTSDTKINSRYFREIQEMFDILGSDDSVSYRDMIAASGRKEIYTYTPQGDLICLPVNSILLDFAFRVHTAIGHTCIGGMIGKQKIRPDQQLRDGNVIKVLRQDGPVNFDPALQMLCQTPKARSELSKAFRLRREAISRQIGASVLSQELRRYGVPYEVVEKEGMMDILTYFSIDSLEELYLQIGEGRVSLRELIYEIRNGLYVGRPTLYQPTGVFNRVDLTTLDPVVMKSSACCKPGPLDKGVIGLLSERGLSLHRKDCTQLQKINFQREDAVEVRWKLKATRIEKNQRIIVLQASRNRLLMMLSVAPEEMKVVDIVYLGKGTAAVGDWEVIFQVANLYGLKKIDRHFSRSGLSYEFELEQ, encoded by the coding sequence ATGCAGTACGTTAAATTTGATCTAGATGCTTACCGCCGGACCATGCTCACCTTTATCGGCGATGGGGCGGAAACCCGGGTCTTCTGGAAGGCCCTGGATTTCGCGGCCGAAGCCCATGGCGATCAGTGGCGCCGCTCCGGCGACCCCTACATCATGCACCCCTGCTCGGTGGCCCGTATTCTCGCCGAAGAGCTGGATATCCGCAATCCGGAAATCCTTGCCGCTGCCCTGTTGCACGACACGGTCGAGGATGTTGAAGAGGTCACCGATGAGGTGATTCACGAGCTGTTCGGGCCGAATGTCGAGGCTATTGTCGAAGGATGCACCAAGGTGACCCACTACAGCGGTGACCGGCAGACCTTCAAAAAATTGGTGCATCGCAAGATCTTCAGCGGGGCGGCGGCCAAACTCGAGGTTATGATCGTCAAATTGGCGGATCGATTGCACAATCTTCGTACCCTGGCCAGCATGCCCAAACACAAGCGGCAGAAGATCGCCGACGAGACCCTGGATATCTACGCCCCTCTGGCAACGATCCTCGGGCTGTTCGCCATCAAGCGAGAGCTTTACAACCTTGCCCTGGCCTACAAATTTCCCCGCCAGGGCAGTCGTCTGCAGATGCACATCAACAGTTTGCGCAACGACCCGACCGTGCTCAGAATCGTCGACAATGTCCAGCAGGCGATCAATGAGGAGGGGTTGCAGGGAACCGTCACCCTGCGCACCAAAGGGCTCTGGGGCTATTATGATGTGCGTAACCGTATCCTCATCAAGGAGATCGAGAGTCCCCAGGAAATTCTCATTCTCATGCGTTCCCGCAGCGAATGCTACCAGGCCTTGGGGGCACTGAACCGCATCTATCCGCCCATTCCCCGTACCCTGCGCGATTTTATCGCCAGTCCCAAACCATCCGGTTATCAGGGGCTCCACGCCCGACCCAACATCGATGGCCGCAAATACCTCTTTAAGATCCGCACCGATGAAATGGCCCGTAGGGCACAGCGGGGCATGATCCGCGACTGGACCAGCGATACGAAGATCAATAGCCGCTATTTTCGGGAAATCCAGGAGATGTTCGATATCCTCGGCAGCGACGATTCGGTTTCCTACCGGGACATGATCGCGGCCAGCGGACGGAAGGAAATCTATACCTACACCCCCCAGGGTGATCTGATCTGCCTGCCGGTGAACTCGATCCTGCTCGATTTCGCCTTTCGCGTCCATACCGCCATCGGCCACACCTGCATCGGCGGGATGATCGGCAAGCAGAAGATCCGCCCCGATCAGCAGCTTCGCGACGGCAACGTGATCAAGGTCCTGCGCCAGGACGGACCGGTCAACTTCGATCCGGCCCTGCAGATGCTCTGCCAGACCCCAAAAGCCCGATCGGAACTCTCCAAAGCCTTTCGTCTCCGGCGCGAGGCGATCTCGCGGCAGATCGGCGCCTCGGTCCTTTCCCAGGAGCTGCGGCGCTACGGCGTTCCGTACGAGGTGGTGGAGAAGGAGGGGATGATGGACATCCTCACCTATTTCAGCATTGATTCCCTGGAAGAGCTCTATCTGCAGATCGGTGAGGGGCGGGTTAGCCTGCGCGAGCTCATCTATGAGATTCGCAACGGTCTCTATGTCGGTCGGCCCACCCTCTACCAGCCAACAGGGGTGTTCAACCGAGTGGACCTGACCACCCTGGACCCGGTGGTGATGAAGTCCTCGGCCTGCTGCAAGCCCGGTCCCCTGGACAAGGGCGTGATCGGATTGCTGAGCGAGCGTGGGCTCTCTCTGCACCGCAAGGACTGCACCCAGCTGCAGAAAATCAACTTTCAGCGGGAAGACGCGGTGGAAGTGCGCTGGAAGCTCAAGGCCACCCGCATCGAGAAAAATCAGCGGATCATCGTCCTTCAGGCCAGCCGTAATCGTCTACTGATGATGCTGTCGGTGGCACCGGAGGAGATGAAGGTGGTCGATATCGTCTATCTGGGCAAGGGCACGGCGGCAGTGGGCGACTGGGAGGTGATTTTTCAGGTGGCGAACCTGTATGGTTTGAAGAAAATCGATCGCCATTTTTCCCGCTCAGGGCTCAGCTACGAATTCGAGTTGGAGCAATAG
- the aat gene encoding leucyl/phenylalanyl-tRNA--protein transferase, with product MPVFRLTEALLFPSPEFAEDDGLLAVGGDLNPERLVMAYSLGIFPWYSHDDPILWWSPAPRLVLFPEEFHLPKRLARLIRAKTFTVTADTAFAEVLAGCATASGRDEQGTWITPEMQQAYLELHKYGFAHSIECWQEGRLVGGLYGVCLDQIFFGESMFSRTSNASKVALATLVDLARQKEIALIDCQMTTEHLLRFGARELSREAFQEQLEEHIADCRPQKKWCLPDPN from the coding sequence ATGCCTGTCTTTCGCCTTACCGAAGCACTGCTCTTTCCCTCACCCGAATTTGCCGAAGATGACGGTCTCCTGGCCGTGGGCGGTGATCTCAATCCGGAGCGGCTGGTCATGGCCTACAGCCTCGGTATCTTCCCCTGGTACTCCCATGACGATCCGATTCTCTGGTGGTCACCCGCGCCCCGACTGGTGCTCTTTCCCGAGGAATTTCACCTGCCCAAGCGACTTGCACGGCTTATTCGCGCCAAAACCTTCACCGTCACCGCGGATACCGCCTTTGCCGAGGTGCTGGCTGGCTGCGCAACGGCCTCGGGACGGGACGAACAGGGGACCTGGATCACCCCGGAGATGCAGCAGGCCTATCTGGAACTGCACAAGTACGGCTTTGCCCACTCGATCGAATGCTGGCAGGAGGGCCGGTTGGTCGGTGGGCTGTACGGCGTCTGCCTGGACCAAATATTTTTTGGCGAATCCATGTTCAGCCGAACAAGCAATGCCTCGAAAGTGGCGCTGGCCACCCTGGTCGATCTGGCCCGGCAGAAAGAAATCGCCCTGATCGACTGTCAGATGACCACCGAGCATCTGCTGCGCTTCGGTGCCCGTGAGCTCTCGCGGGAGGCGTTTCAGGAGCAGTTGGAAGAACATATTGCCGACTGCCGCCCGCAAAAAAAATGGTGTTTGCCAGACCCCAACTAA
- a CDS encoding AAA family ATPase, with amino-acid sequence MYHEHFQLTQPPFAETLDPELFFPGAMREEICRSLALDLLAGKPLLKLVGEEGTGKTLLCRVLEQRLPENCRLVRLDCPSGSFEDLLRIVRLALGGTDRGSAAQMEPLPELQCQLGRLREQGIRVVLMIDEAEKLFLAPLERLVRHVAEGSGGLQLILVLVGRPALDAHLKQMASLSGETLFSNSYTLSALSESETRQYLRFRASGSGMSRQHFAEVFTDGTVTKIFQAAQGNLRLINILAEEALQNFCAEKSFMVLLDHVGPETTVAAEGRSTPLRQIVRLLSGNRLLAAALVGGVVVLLALGLFVGRSGDRPAPLPGKESVPQSSSTSLQQKARRDGEALFRQRVSAASQWQASGHQGQYTIQLMMLASPTAQSSLAGTLASDEYAAILDQVYILPRQSTPPTLFVFYGIYDSLDTAREARNGMPVFLRKHQPYPLAISEALRKIEP; translated from the coding sequence ATGTACCACGAACATTTTCAGCTTACCCAGCCGCCTTTTGCCGAGACCCTCGATCCCGAGTTGTTTTTCCCGGGAGCAATGCGAGAGGAGATTTGCCGGTCGCTCGCTCTGGATCTTCTTGCCGGAAAGCCTTTGCTGAAATTGGTGGGGGAAGAGGGCACCGGCAAAACATTGCTCTGCCGGGTGCTTGAACAACGGTTGCCCGAAAACTGCCGCTTGGTCAGGCTTGATTGCCCCTCGGGTTCCTTTGAAGATCTCCTGCGCATTGTGCGTCTCGCTCTGGGGGGGACTGATCGAGGATCAGCCGCCCAAATGGAACCACTGCCGGAACTGCAGTGCCAACTCGGCCGGTTGCGGGAGCAGGGAATTCGCGTGGTGCTGATGATCGATGAGGCGGAAAAGTTGTTTTTGGCCCCACTTGAGCGGTTGGTGCGCCATGTTGCCGAGGGCAGCGGCGGTCTGCAACTGATCCTGGTCCTGGTCGGACGGCCCGCCCTGGATGCTCACCTCAAGCAGATGGCCTCTTTGAGTGGCGAAACACTTTTCAGCAACTCGTACACCCTTTCGGCGCTCTCGGAGAGCGAGACGCGGCAGTACCTTCGTTTTCGGGCAAGTGGTTCCGGCATGTCGCGGCAACATTTTGCCGAGGTCTTTACCGATGGCACCGTGACCAAGATCTTCCAGGCCGCTCAAGGCAATCTCAGGCTGATCAATATCCTGGCCGAAGAGGCGCTGCAGAATTTTTGCGCGGAAAAATCCTTCATGGTGCTGCTCGACCATGTGGGGCCGGAGACAACGGTTGCCGCCGAAGGAAGGTCCACCCCGCTGCGACAGATTGTCCGCTTGCTTTCGGGCAATCGGCTTCTGGCAGCTGCCCTGGTCGGCGGTGTGGTGGTCCTGCTGGCGCTCGGTCTTTTTGTCGGCCGTTCAGGCGATCGGCCCGCCCCCCTTCCCGGCAAGGAATCCGTACCGCAATCGTCATCAACCTCCTTGCAGCAGAAAGCCCGACGTGACGGCGAGGCCCTCTTCCGCCAGCGGGTGAGTGCCGCAAGCCAGTGGCAGGCCTCCGGTCATCAGGGGCAATACACCATTCAGCTGATGATGCTGGCCTCACCCACGGCCCAGTCGAGTCTGGCCGGAACCCTGGCCAGCGACGAGTACGCCGCCATCCTTGATCAGGTCTATATTCTGCCGAGGCAGAGCACCCCGCCCACCCTGTTTGTTTTCTACGGCATCTATGACAGCCTGGATACGGCCCGCGAAGCCCGCAACGGGATGCCGGTTTTCCTCCGCAAGCACCAGCCGTACCCGCTGGCCATTAGTGAGGCCCTGCGGAAGATCGAACCGTAA
- the ispH gene encoding 4-hydroxy-3-methylbut-2-enyl diphosphate reductase, with protein sequence MQVVLAKPRGFCAGVNRAISIVHRALERFSPPVYVLHEIVHNTHVLEELRRRGAIFVEELEEIPAGAVTIFSAHGVSKAVAEQANHLGLRTIDATCPLVSKVHRRMIRLYDQGYDVLVIGHKGHPEVEGTCGQVDGPVQVVSKAEEVGGLQVQDPGKVGYVTQTTLSVDDTEGMLDALRMRFPQISEPERTDICYATTNRQAAVRRLADQVALILIVGSKNSSNSNRLREVAELRQTPAYLIDDASEIDPSWLSGIDRIGISAGASAPEHLVTGVIEWLKTRGPVTVEEMEGEEEHISFCVPDLEG encoded by the coding sequence ATGCAGGTCGTTCTTGCAAAGCCGCGCGGTTTCTGCGCCGGTGTCAACCGCGCCATATCCATCGTTCACCGGGCCCTGGAACGTTTTTCGCCGCCGGTCTATGTCCTTCATGAAATCGTCCACAACACCCATGTTTTGGAGGAGTTGCGCCGGAGGGGCGCGATCTTTGTCGAGGAACTGGAAGAGATCCCCGCAGGCGCGGTCACCATCTTCAGTGCGCACGGGGTGTCCAAGGCCGTGGCCGAACAGGCAAATCACCTCGGTCTGCGGACCATCGATGCCACCTGTCCCCTGGTTTCCAAGGTGCATCGGCGGATGATTCGGCTCTATGACCAGGGCTATGACGTGCTGGTGATCGGGCACAAGGGGCATCCCGAGGTGGAGGGAACCTGCGGTCAGGTCGATGGGCCGGTGCAGGTAGTTTCCAAGGCTGAAGAGGTGGGAGGGTTGCAGGTGCAAGATCCGGGGAAGGTGGGCTATGTCACCCAGACCACCCTCAGCGTTGATGATACCGAGGGCATGCTCGATGCCCTGCGGATGCGCTTTCCTCAGATATCCGAGCCGGAGCGCACCGACATCTGCTACGCGACCACCAACCGTCAGGCAGCGGTGCGCCGCCTGGCCGATCAGGTGGCGTTGATTTTGATCGTCGGCTCGAAAAACAGCTCCAACTCCAACCGTCTGCGCGAGGTGGCCGAGTTGCGACAGACCCCGGCCTATCTCATCGATGATGCCTCGGAAATCGATCCCAGCTGGCTAAGCGGTATCGACAGAATCGGCATCAGTGCCGGTGCATCGGCGCCGGAACACCTGGTGACCGGGGTGATTGAGTGGCTCAAGACCCGGGGGCCGGTGACGGTGGAGGAGATGGAAGGGGAGGAGGAGCACATCAGCTTTTGTGTGCCCGACCTCGAGGGCTAG